A part of Loxodonta africana isolate mLoxAfr1 chromosome 11, mLoxAfr1.hap2, whole genome shotgun sequence genomic DNA contains:
- the PGLYRP1 gene encoding peptidoglycan recognition protein 1: MSRSCAMLTCALLALLALGAARAQERASCSSIVPRKEWKAMASQCRERLNLPVRYVIVAHTEGSTCASPALCEQQARNVQYYHMREKGWCDVGYNFLIGEDGLVYEGRGWNTKGAHSGPTWNSKSIAISFMGNYMERVPPARALRAAQNLLACGVARGALSPRYEVKGHRDVISTTSPGDQLYNIIQTWPHYSE; encoded by the exons ATGTCCCGCAGCTGTGCGATGCTTACTTGCGCCCTCCTTGCCCTGCTCGCCCTGGGGGCGGCTCGAGCTCAGGAGCGGGCCTCCTGCAGCTCCATCGTGCCCCGGAAAGAATGGAAGGCCATGGCGTCGCAGTGCAGAGAGCGCCTAAACCTCCCCGTGCGCTACGTGATAGTGGCGCACACGGAGGGCAGCACCTGTGCCTCCCCTGCCTTGTGCGAGCAGCAGGCCCGGAACGTGCAGTACTACCACATGCGGGAGAAAGGGTGGTGCGACGTGGGCTACAA ctTCCTGATTGGTGAGGATGGTCTGGTGTATGAAGGCCGGGGCTGGAACACCAAGGGTGCCCACTCAGGGCCCACCTGGAactccaaatccattgccatcagcTTCATGGGCAATTACATGG AGCGGGTGCCCCCGGCTCGGGCCCTCAGGGCAGCCCAGAATCTGCTGGCCTGTGGCGTGGCACGGGGCGCCCTGAGCCCCCGATACGAGGTCAAAGGACACCGGGACGTGATTTCGACGACCTCCCCGGGCGACCAGCTCTACAATATCATCCAGACTTGGCCACACTACAGCGAGTGA
- the IGFL4 gene encoding LOW QUALITY PROTEIN: insulin growth factor-like family member 4 (The sequence of the model RefSeq protein was modified relative to this genomic sequence to represent the inferred CDS: inserted 2 bases in 1 codon) — MCKLVPRYGDXYNPLEQCCDEGTVLSLNKTCLCGPNSTFWPCFQHCCPESLDSQNQTVVRFKVPGMKSNCTPAPIIRICAQVKGWFQSRIGRKKWDRV; from the exons ATGTGCAAGCTGGTGCCCAGGTATGGGGA CTACAACCCCTTGGAACAGTGCTGTGATGAGGGGACTGTCTTGTCCCTGAACAAGACCTGCCTCTGTGGCCCCAACTCCACCTTCTGGCCTTGCTTCCAGCACTGCTGCCCTGAGTCCTTGGACTCCCAGAATCAGACAGTTGTGAGGTTTAAGGTCCCAGGCATGAAGTCCAACTGCACACCTGCACCCATCATCAGGATCTGTGCCCAGGTAAAGGGTTGGTTCCAGTCCAGGATTGGGAGGAAGAAATGGGACAGAGTTTGA